The following are encoded together in the Echeneis naucrates chromosome 9, fEcheNa1.1, whole genome shotgun sequence genome:
- the LOC115049280 gene encoding lymphotoxin-alpha-like isoform X1 has translation MEEDGYSEVEATLYLQNTSFQLFRHNNTRTQRTLLLTAVATLLFISTAVALLAGLGGRSYESPDSQLMNQPSKNSQGNDDKQQRPAENPSSLLTAPNGNNTAGKYLHWESEEGNAHCRGGFIYSQGELVVPREGFYRVFLQITYNHGGKECVDDELNLLISVGYKANSYPGSITLLEAVDTVSCELKTWTKTLYTAGSFFLETNSTLHVTSTYTELIVQRESQVFFGAELSQ, from the exons ATGGAGGAAGACGGCTACTCAGAAGTGGAGGCAACACTCTATCTGCAGAACACTTCATTTCAACTTTTCCGCCATAACAACACGCGAACTCAGCGCACACTTCTCTTAACAGCCGTGGCGACCCTGCTCTTCATCTCAACAGCTGTGGCTTTGCTGGCTGGACTGGGAGGGCGAAGCTACGAGTCACCGGACAGCCAG cTCATGAATCAGCCCAGCAAAAATTCACAAG GCAACGACGACAAACAGCAGCGACCTGCAGAGAATCCAAGCTCCTTGCTAACAG ctccaaacGGCAATAACACTGCTGGGAAATACCTTCATTGGGAAAGTGAAGAAGGAAATGCACACTGTCGTGGAGGTTTTATCTACTCCCAAGGAGAGCTTGTGGTGCCGAGGGAAGGCTTCTACAGAGTCTTCCTCCAGATCACCTATAACCATGGAGGCAAGGAGTGCGTGGATGACGAGCTGAATCTCTTAATCTCTGTGGGTTATAAGGCAAACAGTTACCCTGGCAGTATAACTCTGCTGGAAGCAGTTGACACAGTAAGTTGTGAACTGAAGACGTGGACTAAAACCCTGTATACTGCTGGCTCATTTTTCCTTGAGACTAATAGCACATTGCACGTGACATCAACATATACTGAACTCATTGTTCAGAGAGAATCCCAAGTTTTCTTTGGTGCCGAACTGTCTCAATAA
- the LOC115049280 gene encoding uncharacterized protein LOC115049280 isoform X2, protein MEEDGYSEVEATLYLQNTSFQLFRHNNTRTQRTLLLTAVATLLFISTAVALLAGLGGRSYESPDSQLMNQPSKNSQGNDDKQQRPAENPSSLLTAMYTVIHQEMGI, encoded by the exons ATGGAGGAAGACGGCTACTCAGAAGTGGAGGCAACACTCTATCTGCAGAACACTTCATTTCAACTTTTCCGCCATAACAACACGCGAACTCAGCGCACACTTCTCTTAACAGCCGTGGCGACCCTGCTCTTCATCTCAACAGCTGTGGCTTTGCTGGCTGGACTGGGAGGGCGAAGCTACGAGTCACCGGACAGCCAG cTCATGAATCAGCCCAGCAAAAATTCACAAG GCAACGACGACAAACAGCAGCGACCTGCAGAGAATCCAAGCTCCTTGCTAACAG caATGTACACTGTGATTCATCAAGAGATGGGGATTTGA